One part of the Archangium lipolyticum genome encodes these proteins:
- a CDS encoding GxGYxYP domain-containing protein, which yields MHPGFACAATLAAAGMLSSWEASAAGLSWPARQVLPSFSAPAATLDLIDVTTSEFRYEGEGPQLRHGTGHLDGNGWLAQTSIDAPNQFMIYGPYATDIPPGDNTAFFDLAIDNNTANNALMVTVDVRDNTTGTVLAKRDIYRMDFTKVGSFQRFLLPFNNPAAGHGIEFRVFWYGGAYIKVDAVGAPNQLKHDEEVLFATLKGLVNRTQPRIYSYDDTVRGNEGKYNWLNSLGLGYTEVTDKWSLLTRYKSEIAGIVIYDNAVPDTLNLATTIASLRNGIVASPSLAARLTAAPYYFPVLQDLRGSFTSKTQVYQHLYDFYWSQVTHRLLVGLTPEIKGNLREYAAATQTAVVWLDPKIPSEDTLLRKFLAGMPYGNGIYMGWWPDEAAGIQRVSEYGVSTIASDFSSNLTVFGGTSRTVNVKPVPNKPTLNNKIYVTLILSDGDNMQYLEHHFKRLWDSPNRGQVPLGWTISPAMLDAMPGLLNYLYNTATPNDNLISGPTGIGYTYPNYWGNQTYLDSYIALTDDYMNRAGLKVLTVWNTINGGTNTNVGNSFAYNAPSLLGLTAQNAGGGITVYNNVMPSQGLNATYCPTESSMISEINKTISGWNGTAPRFVSIQANPWEGNTYQSFINVVNTYKSNGNIVFVRPDNYFQLMREYYNLPTDTSAIVKTYEAENQNYAASPFSHAVGRSYDNGWTANVTDDGPGMMLYGPYVTTFPAGQLTTTFKMKIGSIAGNNDNVVTLDVRDATTGVVLTSFDVYRHQFKAGGVYQDFSLTYHNVAGHQLELRANYKDKASINIDKVTTTTRLGQYEAEGAVVAHGTGRSSGDGWQASPSLDAAGHMVYGPYDANVPVGTHRVTFRLKTDNNSLGAQPVAGIDVRDGTTGLSLVSMDVTSQQFTTAHQYQDFSLSFHHTTLNHPLEYRVYFHKSATVTVDKVLIH from the coding sequence ATGCATCCAGGTTTCGCATGCGCCGCGACGCTCGCGGCGGCGGGGATGCTCTCCTCTTGGGAAGCCTCGGCGGCCGGACTCTCCTGGCCCGCGCGGCAGGTGCTTCCCTCCTTCTCCGCGCCGGCGGCGACGCTGGATCTGATCGATGTGACGACCAGCGAGTTCCGCTACGAGGGCGAGGGGCCGCAGCTGAGACACGGCACCGGGCATCTGGACGGCAATGGCTGGCTCGCGCAGACGTCGATCGATGCACCCAATCAGTTCATGATCTACGGCCCCTACGCCACCGACATCCCGCCCGGTGACAACACGGCCTTCTTCGATCTGGCCATCGACAACAACACGGCCAACAACGCCCTCATGGTGACGGTCGATGTCCGGGACAACACGACGGGAACCGTCCTGGCCAAACGAGACATCTATCGGATGGACTTCACGAAGGTGGGCTCCTTCCAGAGGTTCCTGCTCCCGTTCAACAACCCCGCGGCCGGGCACGGAATCGAGTTCAGGGTGTTCTGGTACGGGGGCGCCTACATCAAGGTCGACGCAGTGGGGGCTCCGAACCAGCTCAAACACGACGAGGAGGTGCTCTTCGCGACCTTGAAAGGGCTCGTCAACAGGACCCAACCCCGTATCTACAGCTACGACGACACGGTGCGGGGAAACGAGGGCAAGTACAACTGGCTGAATTCCCTGGGGCTCGGGTACACGGAGGTCACCGACAAGTGGAGCCTCCTGACCAGATACAAGAGCGAGATCGCGGGTATCGTCATCTACGACAACGCGGTGCCTGACACGCTGAACCTGGCCACCACGATCGCCAGCCTGAGGAATGGCATCGTCGCGTCCCCCTCGCTCGCGGCCAGGCTGACCGCCGCCCCGTACTACTTCCCCGTCCTGCAGGACCTGCGCGGCTCCTTCACGTCGAAGACCCAGGTCTACCAGCACCTGTACGACTTCTACTGGTCCCAGGTGACGCACCGGTTGCTCGTCGGCCTCACCCCGGAGATCAAAGGCAACCTGCGGGAGTACGCCGCGGCGACCCAGACGGCGGTCGTGTGGCTCGACCCGAAGATCCCCTCGGAGGACACGCTGCTGAGGAAGTTCCTGGCGGGCATGCCCTACGGGAACGGCATCTACATGGGCTGGTGGCCGGACGAGGCGGCGGGCATCCAGCGGGTCTCCGAGTACGGCGTGTCCACCATCGCCAGCGACTTCTCCTCGAACCTGACGGTGTTCGGTGGGACATCGCGGACCGTGAACGTCAAACCCGTTCCCAACAAGCCCACGCTGAACAACAAGATCTACGTCACCCTCATCCTGAGCGATGGGGACAACATGCAGTACCTGGAGCATCACTTCAAACGGCTCTGGGACAGCCCCAACCGGGGACAGGTCCCCCTGGGGTGGACCATCTCCCCGGCCATGCTGGACGCCATGCCCGGCCTGTTGAACTACCTGTACAACACGGCCACTCCCAACGACAACCTCATCTCGGGCCCGACGGGGATTGGCTACACCTATCCCAACTACTGGGGCAACCAGACCTATCTGGACAGCTATATCGCGCTGACCGATGACTACATGAACCGCGCGGGGTTGAAGGTCCTCACCGTGTGGAACACGATCAACGGCGGCACGAACACCAACGTGGGGAACAGCTTCGCGTACAACGCGCCGTCCCTGCTGGGATTGACGGCCCAGAACGCGGGCGGCGGCATCACGGTCTACAACAACGTCATGCCGAGCCAGGGGCTCAATGCCACGTACTGCCCCACGGAGAGCTCCATGATCTCGGAGATCAACAAGACCATCTCCGGATGGAACGGCACCGCTCCCCGGTTCGTCAGCATCCAGGCAAACCCCTGGGAGGGCAACACCTACCAGAGCTTCATCAATGTGGTGAACACCTACAAGAGCAACGGCAACATCGTCTTCGTGCGGCCGGACAACTACTTCCAGCTGATGCGGGAGTACTACAACCTGCCCACGGACACGTCGGCCATCGTGAAGACGTACGAGGCGGAGAATCAGAACTACGCCGCCTCGCCGTTCTCGCACGCGGTCGGCCGTTCCTACGACAACGGCTGGACGGCGAACGTCACGGACGACGGGCCGGGAATGATGCTGTACGGCCCGTATGTCACCACCTTCCCGGCCGGTCAGCTGACCACGACGTTCAAGATGAAGATCGGCTCCATCGCCGGCAACAACGACAACGTCGTGACGCTCGATGTGAGGGATGCCACCACCGGAGTCGTGTTGACGTCGTTCGACGTCTACCGACATCAGTTCAAGGCGGGCGGCGTGTATCAGGACTTCAGCCTGACCTATCACAACGTCGCCGGGCACCAGCTCGAGCTCAGGGCCAACTACAAGGACAAGGCCTCGATCAACATCGACAAGGTCACGACGACGACCCGCCTCGGTCAATACGAAGCGGAAGGAGCCGTGGTGGCTCATGGCACCGGGCGCTCGAGCGGGGACGGCTGGCAGGCTTCGCCTTCCCTCGACGCGGCCGGGCACATGGTCTACGGCCCCTACGACGCCAACGTGCCTGTCGGCACCCACAGGGTCACGTTCCGGCTGAAGACCGACAACAATTCCCTTGGCGCTCAGCCCGTCGCGGGAATCGATGTGAGAGACGGCACCACGGGACTCAGTCTCGTGAGCATGGACGTGACCTCACAGCAATTCACCACCGCCCACCAGTACCAGGACTTCAGCCTGAGCTTCCATCACACGACGCTCAATCATCCCCTGGAGTACCGGGTCTACTTCCACAAGAGCGCGACGGTCACGGTCGACAAGGTGCTCATCCATTGA
- a CDS encoding peptide-N4-asparagine amidase, whose amino-acid sequence MKRLSAVFAAVSLSLGAMTPALAAEPPPEFGTDWDDPRTAAPAVEKPATSSCTVQIVDEKFDDFTPYTSTFTPPADCPGPWNKVVLRMEGKVQGVQYDRLGHLEVGGVTIFKTSTPEPSREGIAWSVEKDVTAYAPLLARPQPVWMLIGNVVNDTYTGVLDVQVYLTFYQAEGRYKPADTASDVLPLTNPRREGSALLGEVTVPRNTERLVAEVYATGSGGGCEEFWYFTVPTTVPYSCPADSGPYREVQIEVDGKVAGIAMPFPHVYTGGWANPFLWYVLPAPRAFDVRPIRYDLTPFAGLLTDGKPHQIAVRVLGVPEGRPGWDLPTNVLAWRDPRASRVIGGLIEHRVGPLANDSTPALVDGWNQLDTQGSHHLRVSGFLWTSRGWVVTTVEQSVSNSSMHRWMGDAENPDGITATWKDTSTVTVAGLGHFPTVSRSEKRFTLDGLISVTPQNRLTTTITLHDEADERTTQGLRTVAHRKLSDLYTGEAAYTSGVPRAQRNAVGTSTHRYRLTGDKHTCYDRAITTRNGFVTGDLQHCD is encoded by the coding sequence GTGAAACGTCTTTCCGCAGTCTTCGCCGCCGTGAGCCTGTCACTCGGCGCGATGACCCCCGCGTTGGCCGCCGAGCCGCCCCCCGAGTTCGGCACCGACTGGGATGACCCCCGCACCGCGGCCCCCGCGGTGGAGAAGCCGGCGACGTCCTCGTGCACCGTCCAGATCGTCGACGAGAAGTTCGACGACTTCACGCCCTACACCAGCACCTTCACCCCGCCCGCGGACTGCCCCGGACCGTGGAACAAGGTGGTGCTGCGCATGGAAGGCAAGGTCCAAGGCGTCCAGTACGACCGGCTCGGACACCTGGAGGTGGGCGGCGTGACGATCTTCAAGACGTCCACGCCCGAGCCGTCGCGTGAAGGCATCGCCTGGTCGGTGGAGAAGGACGTCACCGCCTACGCGCCGCTGCTGGCCCGGCCCCAGCCCGTCTGGATGCTGATTGGCAACGTGGTCAACGACACCTACACCGGCGTGCTGGACGTGCAGGTGTACCTGACCTTCTACCAGGCCGAGGGCCGGTACAAGCCGGCCGACACGGCCAGCGACGTGCTCCCCCTGACCAACCCGCGCCGCGAGGGCAGCGCGCTGCTGGGCGAAGTGACGGTGCCGCGCAACACCGAGCGGCTCGTGGCCGAGGTGTACGCGACCGGCTCGGGCGGTGGCTGCGAGGAGTTCTGGTACTTCACCGTCCCGACCACCGTGCCGTACTCCTGCCCCGCCGACTCGGGCCCGTACCGCGAGGTGCAGATCGAGGTGGACGGCAAGGTGGCGGGTATCGCCATGCCCTTCCCGCATGTCTACACGGGCGGCTGGGCCAACCCGTTCCTGTGGTACGTGCTGCCGGCGCCGCGCGCCTTCGACGTCCGCCCCATCCGCTATGACCTCACCCCGTTCGCCGGACTGTTGACCGACGGCAAGCCGCACCAGATCGCGGTGCGGGTGCTGGGTGTACCCGAGGGCCGCCCTGGCTGGGATCTGCCGACCAACGTGCTCGCCTGGCGAGACCCGCGTGCCTCGCGAGTCATCGGCGGTCTGATCGAGCACCGGGTCGGGCCGCTGGCCAATGACTCCACGCCCGCGCTGGTGGACGGCTGGAACCAGCTGGACACGCAGGGTAGCCATCACCTGCGCGTCTCCGGCTTCCTGTGGACCTCGCGCGGGTGGGTGGTGACGACCGTCGAGCAGTCGGTGTCCAACTCGAGCATGCACCGCTGGATGGGCGACGCGGAGAACCCGGATGGAATCACCGCGACCTGGAAGGACACCAGCACCGTCACGGTCGCCGGCCTCGGCCACTTCCCGACCGTGAGCCGCTCCGAGAAGCGCTTCACGCTCGATGGGCTCATCAGCGTGACGCCGCAGAACCGGCTCACCACGACCATCACCCTCCACGACGAGGCGGACGAGCGCACCACCCAGGGGCTGCGCACGGTGGCGCACCGGAAGCTCAGCGACCTCTACACCGGTGAGGCCGCCTATACGTCCGGCGTCCCGCGCGCGCAGCGGAACGCGGTGGGAACCTCCACCCACCGCTACCGGCTGACCGGGGACAAGCACACCTGCTACGACCGCGCCATCACCACCCGCAACGGCTTCGTCACCGGGGACCTCCAGCACTGCGACTGA
- a CDS encoding AbfB domain-containing protein: MTRPPRPTRAGSVALRLMPLLCYLLSLQGAHAAWAPKPPPLSTPWTSQVSTTNALPDYPRPQMVRSDWLNLNGEWQFGNATAGQTPPFGQNLPESVLVPFPIESGLSGIKRHQDRMWYRRTFTVPAAWSGRRVQLHFGAVDWESTVYVNRQLVGTHRGGFDSFSFDITNHLNGGTNEIIVGVYDPTDAGSQPVGKQTNNPQGIEYTAASGIWQTVWLEPTPSARITRLDMTPDLAGSTLRLTVRGAGLSGQTVEAVAFDGTTPVGSATGSVDGEIRIPVPNPKLWSPESPFLYDLRVSLKSGSTVVDQVTSYFGMRSVGLKLVGGVVRPVLNGQFVFQIGTLDQGYWPDGIYTAPTDEALKFDIQKHKDLGYNLIRKHIKVEPQRWYYWADKLGLLVWQDMPLMDSGKTPDAAARTQFELELREMIDEHRSATSIITWVVQNEGWGQYDQARLADLVKSWDPSRLVDNMSGINCCGAVDGGNGDFADWHVYVGPGSSRPSGLRAAVVGEFGGLGLMVDGHDWSPNGRFFYYELVPDSATLTSRYVGLINSIHRVMNRPGLSAAVYTEITDVEGEVNGLFTYDRAILKVDANQVRNAHLNLIAASRQLNNLGLMQLGQYRSLQVTTPGYTHRYLRHIDSLGFTEVVNSASGGTLKQDATFKVVAGLADASCYSFESRNYPGSYLRHFNSRIRKDARDGSALFDQDATFCARPALDGSSSSVSLESRNKPGFYLRHRNGEVWVDALENTTGFRQDATWGISPPTWWSEANVPMGAYQSLQVTTPNYTNRYVRHIDSLGFTEVVDGGSNATLKQDATFKLVPGLAESSCYSFESRNYPGQYLRHSNSRIRKDARDGSAIFDQDATFCAQPGLSGTGVSFQSYNFPERYIRHAAAELWIASGFGSTWDSPASYNADASWNVAAPWAP, from the coding sequence ATGACTCGCCCCCCCCGACCCACGCGTGCTGGCAGCGTCGCCCTCCGGCTGATGCCCCTGCTCTGCTACCTGCTCTCGCTCCAAGGCGCTCACGCCGCCTGGGCTCCCAAGCCCCCTCCCCTCTCCACCCCGTGGACCTCCCAGGTCTCCACCACCAACGCCCTTCCGGACTATCCCCGTCCCCAGATGGTCCGCTCCGACTGGCTCAACCTCAACGGCGAGTGGCAGTTCGGTAACGCCACCGCCGGCCAGACGCCTCCCTTCGGCCAGAACCTCCCCGAGAGCGTCCTCGTCCCCTTCCCCATCGAGTCCGGCCTCTCCGGCATCAAGCGGCACCAGGACCGCATGTGGTACCGCCGGACCTTCACCGTCCCGGCGGCCTGGAGCGGCCGACGCGTCCAGCTTCACTTCGGCGCCGTGGATTGGGAGTCCACCGTCTACGTCAACCGCCAGCTCGTGGGCACGCACCGCGGCGGCTTCGACTCCTTCAGCTTCGACATCACCAACCACCTCAACGGCGGCACCAACGAGATCATCGTCGGTGTCTATGACCCCACCGACGCGGGCTCCCAACCCGTGGGCAAGCAGACCAACAATCCGCAGGGCATCGAGTACACGGCCGCCTCGGGCATCTGGCAGACGGTGTGGCTGGAGCCCACGCCGTCCGCCCGCATCACCCGGCTGGACATGACCCCGGACCTGGCCGGCTCCACCCTTCGTCTCACGGTGCGCGGCGCGGGACTCTCCGGCCAGACGGTCGAGGCCGTGGCCTTCGATGGCACCACCCCGGTGGGCAGCGCTACCGGCAGCGTGGACGGGGAGATCCGCATCCCCGTGCCCAACCCCAAGCTCTGGTCTCCCGAGAGCCCCTTCCTCTATGACCTGCGCGTCTCCCTCAAGAGCGGCTCCACCGTCGTCGACCAGGTGACGAGCTACTTCGGCATGCGCTCCGTGGGCCTCAAGCTCGTGGGCGGCGTGGTCCGCCCGGTGCTCAATGGCCAGTTCGTCTTCCAGATCGGCACCCTGGACCAGGGCTACTGGCCCGATGGCATCTACACCGCTCCCACGGACGAGGCGCTCAAGTTCGACATCCAGAAGCACAAGGACCTGGGCTACAACCTCATCCGCAAGCACATCAAGGTCGAGCCCCAGCGCTGGTACTACTGGGCCGACAAGCTGGGTCTGCTCGTCTGGCAGGACATGCCCTTGATGGACTCCGGCAAGACGCCCGATGCCGCCGCGCGCACCCAGTTCGAGCTCGAGCTGCGCGAGATGATCGACGAGCACCGCAGCGCCACGTCGATCATCACCTGGGTGGTGCAGAACGAAGGCTGGGGCCAGTACGACCAGGCCCGGCTGGCCGACCTGGTGAAGAGCTGGGACCCCAGCCGCCTGGTGGACAACATGAGCGGCATCAACTGCTGCGGCGCCGTGGATGGCGGCAACGGAGACTTCGCGGACTGGCACGTCTACGTGGGCCCGGGTTCTTCCCGTCCCTCGGGCCTGCGCGCCGCGGTGGTGGGTGAGTTTGGCGGTCTGGGCCTGATGGTCGACGGCCACGACTGGAGCCCCAACGGCAGGTTCTTCTATTACGAGCTGGTCCCCGACAGCGCGACGCTCACCTCCCGCTACGTGGGCCTCATCAACTCCATCCACCGCGTGATGAACAGGCCCGGCCTGAGCGCGGCCGTCTACACGGAGATCACCGACGTGGAGGGCGAGGTGAATGGTCTGTTCACCTACGACCGCGCCATCCTCAAGGTGGATGCCAACCAGGTGCGCAACGCCCACCTCAACCTGATCGCCGCCTCGCGCCAGCTCAACAACCTGGGGCTCATGCAGTTGGGCCAGTACCGCTCCCTCCAGGTGACGACGCCCGGCTACACCCACCGCTATCTGCGCCACATCGACAGCCTGGGCTTCACCGAGGTGGTGAACAGCGCCAGCGGCGGCACGCTCAAGCAGGACGCGACCTTCAAGGTCGTGGCGGGCCTGGCGGATGCCTCCTGCTACTCCTTCGAATCGCGCAACTACCCCGGCAGCTATCTGCGGCACTTCAACAGCCGCATCCGCAAGGACGCCCGGGATGGCTCGGCGCTCTTCGACCAGGACGCCACCTTCTGCGCCCGCCCGGCGCTCGATGGCTCCTCGTCGAGCGTGTCGCTGGAGTCCAGGAACAAGCCCGGCTTCTATCTGCGCCACCGCAACGGCGAGGTCTGGGTGGACGCCCTCGAGAACACCACGGGCTTCCGTCAGGACGCGACCTGGGGCATCTCGCCCCCCACGTGGTGGAGCGAAGCGAACGTCCCCATGGGCGCGTACCAGTCCCTCCAGGTGACGACGCCCAACTACACCAACCGCTACGTGCGCCACATCGACAGCCTGGGCTTCACCGAGGTGGTGGACGGCGGCAGCAATGCCACGCTCAAGCAGGACGCGACCTTCAAGCTCGTGCCCGGTCTGGCCGAGTCCAGCTGCTACTCCTTCGAGTCCCGCAACTACCCCGGCCAGTACCTGCGGCACTCCAACAGCCGCATCCGCAAGGACGCGCGGGACGGCTCGGCGATCTTCGATCAGGACGCCACCTTCTGTGCCCAGCCAGGGCTGTCCGGCACCGGGGTCTCGTTCCAGTCCTACAACTTCCCCGAGCGCTACATCCGCCACGCCGCCGCCGAGCTGTGGATCGCCTCGGGGTTCGGGTCCACCTGGGACTCGCCCGCCAGCTACAACGCGGACGCGAGTTGGAACGTCGCGGCCCCCTGGGCTCCCTAA
- a CDS encoding helix-turn-helix domain-containing protein: MSSEQRSIRLTPRQRLALQRATRQRGKAGVALRATVVLLSAQGQSAASIARTLGLTTRTVHECRRRWRQLGVRGLEDAPRSGRPRRVESTYLQLLLRTVESDPRQLDFAFTRWTRARLAEYLRQRTGTDVSPDWVGRLLRRHGYVWRRAKPTTRHLREEGEKTTRRPLPQSPAHSQYPPDSQVRAVVRGWRALRPAAGDALHVETQGATP, from the coding sequence ATGTCCTCTGAGCAGCGTAGCATCCGGCTGACACCCCGGCAGAGGCTGGCACTACAAAGGGCTACGCGGCAGAGGGGCAAGGCAGGGGTGGCACTGCGTGCCACCGTCGTGCTGCTGAGTGCGCAGGGGCAGAGTGCCGCCAGCATCGCCCGGACGCTGGGGCTTACCACCCGCACGGTGCATGAGTGTCGCCGACGTTGGCGGCAGCTGGGAGTGCGGGGGTTGGAGGATGCACCACGCTCGGGCAGGCCCAGAAGAGTGGAGTCCACCTACCTGCAGCTGCTGCTGCGCACAGTGGAGTCGGACCCACGCCAATTGGACTTCGCCTTCACTCGCTGGACACGCGCACGCCTGGCGGAGTACCTGCGGCAACGTACAGGCACTGACGTCAGCCCTGATTGGGTGGGCAGATTGCTGCGGCGGCACGGCTACGTGTGGCGCCGCGCCAAGCCCACCACTCGTCACCTGCGCGAGGAGGGGGAAAAAACGACGCGCCGCCCGTTGCCTCAAAGCCCTGCGCACTCGCAGTACCCGCCCGACAGCCAGGTTCGAGCTGTGGTACGCGGATGGCGTGCGCTTCGACCTGCTGCCGGTGACGCGCTCCATGTGGAGACGCAGGGGGCGACGCCT